Below is a genomic region from Neurospora crassa OR74A linkage group VII, whole genome shotgun sequence.
CGGGCACTTTCTCGTATGTGGTCCAATCGAGGAGTCGGGTCCAGGGTGATCCAGATTCCTCGGCGGATGAGTTGTGTTCTGGTCATAATCACTCAAGATGGTTGCAAGACTCGTCGGTTGAGGTGATTTGTTCAATTGCGCCCTCGTTCACTCAAACTTGTCCTGTCGACACGTTCCCGGTATAAGCTGGAACAAACCCCGGCACCAACGGCCAAACGGGAACTCGTATGGTTCGGATACGATACCAGGGCATAAAGACCTAATCATGAAAATGAAATCAGCATCGTGAAAGCGACCGAATATTATTGAAGCACAAAAGGAACGAGGTGGGTGTCGAGTCGAAAAGAACCCCATCTTTCGAAGGATCGAATGCCACCTAGTGGAGGTCCCCTCTCGTTTGCACGTTGCCGCTGACCAGTGAAACAGACGCCATTTAGCACTGTCAGATGCCCTAGGGTCGCACCCACACCCCTGGAAGCCCGGCACGTCGGCGTCATCCGGACATCGCAGTGCAGCCAGGAACACCCGACCCGAGGGGACCCCACCACAACGGCACCTGACGACCACCTTCACCTGAAAAAGCCCCTTTGCGCCTCCCCGGATTTGCGCGCATTGCCTGCTCAGCCATCCTTCTTATCAGGTGTGGCTGCAATTGAGACATCGAATTTGCCGCGGCACTATCGTTAACAGCTGTCACAGCCCCACAGGCCTCTCACAAAGTCTCAAAAGTGCCTTGGAGAGAGATTTGCCTCGCCgtgaccatcatcatcccagGTCACTTTTGCATATTCTCATCAAACAACTTCCTCACAAGATCCATGTTCATGGACAACACACCAATCCAGATGGAACAGCCCTGACCCATCCAactatccatccatccatccatccacccatccatcctgGTGATAGCGACCATGGCGTGGTGCTTCATCCACAAGGGGCGAAGCGCTTGCTTTGGCATGGGAGTCCTCGGGTTTGTCAAGTCTCTCCATGATTTCACTCTTAAACCTTCCCATTGCCAAGATCTTCGAAAAAGAGTTTCCCATCGCGGCACTTGATAATCAGTATCAACCGCGCTAACACACCTACCTGAGAGCACAACACCGTCTAAAAAGCAATCgcaaccaccgccaaccTATTATTACACCGCCATACCTTGATATACACCTTAATACACGGAATTGTAATACACCACCTCGACAAGGGGGGCTAACTACCAAGCCTCCACCTGCCGCCGacgatcaccaccaccaagacgtCGGCACTCCACATAGACACACCTTATTTCAACGTCAACTTCGTTACTgtcccctccctctccagtGCGGCTCCACTCACCGAcatctcaacctcaacctcacaGACACATCCTCGTCACAACCAAAACCTAAGAAGATCAAGATGACAGTCACCACCCCCAACCCTTCCAAACCATCATACCAGCATGAGCGCCACATTGCCGAACTAGCCGTGCAACGCGCCTCCCTCCTCACGCGCCGCGTCCTCGCCGGCATCCTCaacccttcttccacttctacaTCTTCAACCTCCACTTCCGGTACCTCGACACCACAACTTGATCATGACGACCACCCCGACCGCCGCGTCAGCGTCGCTTCCATCTCCAAGCCCGACTTCTCCCCCGTGACCGCCGCCGACTTCGCCGTGCAAGCGCTCCTCACCGCCGCCATCCGCGCGCACTTTCCGACCGACGGGTTCATTGGCGAAGAGGACGCCGATGCTTTGCGCGGGGATCCGGTGCTGGCTAGGCAGGTATTCGATTTGGTTCGGTCTTGCGCCTCCACCGAGTCAGGCGATGAAGCGCTCTCATCAGCACTGCCGCAAACCATTCCCGAGATGCTGTCCCTCATCGACCTAGGTGGACGTGGCACCGGCTCACCCACCGCCCGCTTCTGGGCTATGGATCCCATCGACGGCACGGCGGCGTTCATGCGCGGGCAGCAGTATGCTGTGAGCCTGTGTTTGATTGAGGGCGGGAGGGAGGTGGTTGGCGTTCTGGGCTGCCCCAACCTAGGCATCActctcccctcttcctctccatcttcttcttcctcttccgctTGCACAGCTACGTACATAATCTCCGAGGATAGcaccccatccccatcccctgACACTCAAGATCAGgatcaacaacaaacaacaaacgGCATCCTCCTCAGTGCCGTGCGCTCCCAAGGCGCTACCATCCGGCCCATCGCCGACCAGACTTCCCAAACGGATCTTCTCCCCGCGATTTCCCTCACCaagtcctcctccatcactgAAAACCCCCAAACCAACCCACCAGACATGTCCAACCTCCACTTCATCGACTCCCTCTCCACCCCCgcaacctcttcctccctcgtCGCCCGCGTCGCCACCTTGGCCGGCGTACCCAATTACTCATTCCCCGGCACCGAGCTGTACTCGTCACACATGCGATACGTAGCCATGATCCTTGGCGGGCCATCGCACGTGCAGGTCCGCATACCCAAGCCGAGGACCAAGGCCACCTATATTTGGGACCACGCGGGCGCACAGCTGATTTACGTCGAGGCGACGgcggggaaagggaaggtgaCGGATCTGTGGGGGAGGCCGATTGATTATGGACGGGGAAGGAAGCTGGATGGGAATTGGGGAGTGATTACCGCACACGAAGAGGTTGCTGGGAAGTTGTTGGAGATTGTGAGCGGCATTGTTGGGTGATAAGGGAGGTTGGTTGTGGTTTTCTTTGGAGTTTATGGGCATGACTGCGTTTGCCTGCTTTGTTGGGGGAGAATCATGGTGATTTTGGGGACAATGTTGGACGGCTGGATACCCTAAGTGATGCGAATGGTGATAGACGGCACCGGCAGCAATGCCCCGAACGGAAACACTTCTTGAGTTAATGCATGCATATTATGACTACTCATATCGATACCATTGAATCAAGTTGTTACTGCGATCGCCTCCGAGTCCACAGATGTGACAAGCTACCACTGCTAAACTTCCCAGATGCCCAAGTTCCCGGCCTCTTTTCGGTTGGTGCTTCCCGATGCTCGTGGATCGGTAGCTCCTGCAGACTCTCACCATATTGCACATCCCGTTCCCTGAGTTTCTCCAACATAAAGTTTCGTATCGTGTGGGCCGACGCTTCCTTCAACTGATGAGTAGATGCCACTGGCTTCCGTAGTCCACCCACAAATGACCGCCAGCCGCCGAAGATGAGGCTTCGAGCCCGAGTACTGAAAGCAAGCGCGAGTGATAGAATTGTAATGCCAAGTGAGGGAAAGACTTCAGATCGGTTAGCCTACCCATCAATACCCAGAAATAATGGGACTCACTCACGCATTAGCAGCAGCTGGGTGCCGATTCCCATATGTCCATCGTTTAGTTCCCGTGCGTTCATACCGAACATGGTGGCGAAGAATGATAATGGTAGAAAGAAGATGGTCACAACAGTGAAGACTACTATTGACCTCCCTTGAAGGACGCTCTCGTCTGCTCGTCGAATACCCGCTTTGGCTTCGATGATTCCCGACTGCTGTTGTTTCATGTCAAGCAATTCCCGGATCTGGGTCCGTGTCTTAGCTTGCCTCTTCTCAAGGTCAGCGAGTTCATCACGATTCGATTTCATGTCAGTTAGCAGAGAGCTGGCACGCTCAAGAGTAGAGGTCAGACCGTCCAACTGAGAAGACGGAACCCCAGAACCCAAGCCACGTAGTACCTTCTCAAAGTCCGTCATGATGGTAATCTGCTGTGTGAATATCTCTTGCATAATTTGTAGCTGGTCGATGACACTCTGGGCTTCCATTAGGACGGACCATTCGTACTTGATGTTGAGGGACTTGCGAAGCAGCTCCTCGG
It encodes:
- a CDS encoding myo-inositol-1(or 4)-monophosphatase — translated: MTVTTPNPSKPSYQHERHIAELAVQRASLLTRRVLAGILNPSSTSTSSTSTSGTSTPQLDHDDHPDRRVSVASISKPDFSPVTAADFAVQALLTAAIRAHFPTDGFIGEEDADALRGDPVLARQVFDLVRSCASTESGDEALSSALPQTIPEMLSLIDLGGRGTGSPTARFWAMDPIDGTAAFMRGQQYAVSLCLIEGGREVVGVLGCPNLGITLPSSSPSSSSSSACTATYIISEDSTPSPSPDTQDQDQQQTTNGILLSAVRSQGATIRPIADQTSQTDLLPAISLTKSSSITENPQTNPPDMSNLHFIDSLSTPATSSSLVARVATLAGVPNYSFPGTELYSSHMRYVAMILGGPSHVQVRIPKPRTKATYIWDHAGAQLIYVEATAGKGKVTDLWGRPIDYGRGRKLDGNWGVITAHEEVAGKLLEIVSGIVG